One window from the genome of Glycine soja cultivar W05 chromosome 12, ASM419377v2, whole genome shotgun sequence encodes:
- the LOC114378136 gene encoding uncharacterized protein LOC114378136, with product MMISSRRAWTVAVSVGVVESLKDQGLCRWNSTFKSAQQSVKSHMRSLSRANKLSSAMLSSTLLHGEKTKQSEESLRTVMYLSCWGPN from the coding sequence ATGATGATTTCAAGTAGGAGAGCATGGACTGTGGCGGTTAGTGTTGGAGTTGTTGAGAGCTTGAAGGACCAGGGCCTCTGCAGATGGAATTCAACTTTCAAGTCAGCTCAACAAAGTGTGAAAAGCCATATGAGATCTTTGTCACGGGCAAATAAGCTCTCTTCTGCTATGCTTTCTAGCACACTACTGCATGGAGAGAAGACGAAGCAGTCAGAAGAATCCTTGAGGACCGTCATGTACTTAAGTTGCTGGGGTCCCAACTGA
- the LOC114379451 gene encoding uncharacterized protein LOC114379451 gives MSSASRTWAVAASVGVVEALKDQGLCRWNNALRSAQHQVKNHVRSLSQEKKVSSSSSSAVVSSRLKEEGAKQSEESLRTVMYLSCWGPN, from the coding sequence ATGAGTTCAGCAAGCAGAACTTGGGCTGTGGCAGCAAGTGTTGGAGTTGTGGAGGCCTTGAAGGACCAGGGCCTGTGTAGGTGGAACAATGCTTTAAGATCAGCACAACATCAAGTGAAAAACCATGTGAGATCCTTGTCTCAGGAAAAGAAggtttcttcttcatcatcttctgcTGTGGTTTCTAGTAGATTAAAGGAAGAGGGTGCAAAACAGTCAGAGGAATCATTGAGGACAGTGATGTACTTAAGTTGTTGGGGTCCCAACTAG